One window of Camelina sativa cultivar DH55 chromosome 4, Cs, whole genome shotgun sequence genomic DNA carries:
- the LOC104780149 gene encoding phosphate transporter PHO1 homolog 9-like: MKFGREFETQMIQEWREAYMDYRSLKSIVKQILRFRLQKRPPPPPPPSAETAPLQAEGQEGGTGSAGLSRRISLYRAFSGLTNRASRSPRKSHKPHNPLSSKRHNHHHYHLFDDDEEQVILINEDESASYTTTFLSSAEEGGEMEVQFFRRLDGEFNKVLRFYKQKVENVMEEADELSRQLNVLIALRIKVENPNVHLPPDINSVSSAPSSPHATMRTPATSPMDVIREVKETEDKKVFKPAPVEILDHIKLKIEPETPLSTLKLMILGLPSEQTFSKPELKRAEELMSRAFVEFYQKLRFLKSYCFLNQLAFAKILKKYDKTTSRNASKPYLNTVDHSYLGSCDEVSRLMSRVEATFIKHFANGNHREGMKCLRPKTKREKHRTTYFLGFFSGCAVALAIAITVLVHIRGLTKSEGRHQYMENIFPLYSLFGFVAVHSFMFAADIYFWSRCRVNYPFIFGFEQGNDLGYREVLLVGSGLAVLTFGGVISNLDMEMDPRTKSFSVITELVPLALLVCLMIALFCPFNIIYRSSRYFFVGSVFRCLLSPLYKVILPDFFLADQLTSQVQTFRSLLFYVCYYGWGGDFKKRTHTCYDSEIYKELYLVVAIIPYWFRFAQSIRRLVEEKDKTHGLNALKYLSTILAVAARTIFEMKRGTYWLTVAVTTSTIATLFNTYWDIFKDWGLMNRNSKNPWLRDKLLVPYKSIYFIVMAVNVVLRLAWMQTVLGIKEAPFLHKRALVAVVACLEIVRRGIWNFFRLENEHLNNVGKYRAFKSVPLPFQELGGSKSV; encoded by the exons ATGAAGTTTGGAAGAGAATTCGAAACGCAGATGATCCAAGAATGGCGAGAAGCCTACATGGATTACCGTTCTCTCAAATCAATCGTCAAACAGATCCTTCGTTTTCGCTTACAAAAacgtcctcctcctccacctccacccTCGGCAGAAACCGCACCCCTCCAAGCCGAAGGCCAAGAAGGCGGTACAGGCTCCGCGGGGTTATCAAGAAGAATCTCTCTTTACCGCGCATTTAGCGGTCTAACGAACCGAGCTTCTCGCTCTCCTAGAAAATCACACAAGCCTCACAATCCTTTGAGTAGTAAACGACATAATCATCACCATTATCATCTCTTTGACGACGACGAGGAACAAGTCATTTTGATCAACGAAGACGAGTCAGCGAGCTACACCACGACGTTTCTTAGCTCGGCTGAGGAAGGAGGAGAGATGGAGGTTCAGTTTTTCAGGCGGCTCGACGGTGAATTCAACAAGGTCTTGAGGTTTTATAAGCAAAAAGTTGAGAATGTTATGGAGGAAGCTGATGAGCTTAGTAGACAGTTAAATGTTTTGATTGCTCTTAGAATTAAGGTTGAGAATCCTAACGTTCATCTCCCTCCTGACATTAATAGCGTCTCTAGtgctccttcttctcctcatgCAACAATGAGGACTCCAG CAACTTCACCAATGGATGTGATCAGAGAAGTGAAAGAGACAGAGGATAAGAAAGTGTTTAAACCTGCTCCAGTAGAGATATTGGATCATATAAAGCTCAAGATCGAGCCAGAGACTCCATTGTCAACTCTTAAATTGATGATCCTTGGTCTCCCTAGTGAGCAAACCTTTAGCAAACCTGAGCTTAAAAGAGCAGAGGAGCTTATGAGCCGTGCTTTTGTTGAGTTCTATCAGAAACTTAGGTTCTTAAAGAGTTATTG CTTCTTGAATCAATTGGCGTTTGCAAAGATACTGAAGAAGTACGACAAG ACTACTTCAAGGAATGCATCAAAGCCCTATCTAAATACAGTGGACCACTCGTATTTGGGTAGCTGCGATGAG GTCTCGAGGCTCATGTCGAGAGTGGAAGCGACGTTTATTAAGCATTTCGCCAATGGAAATCATAGAGAGGGAATGAAATGTTTAAGGCCTAAAACTAAGAGGGAGAAACACAGAACCACATACTTCCTCG GCTTCTTTTCAGGTTGCGCTGTGGCTCTCGCCATTGCAATAACGGTTCTTGTACATATTAGAGGCTTAACAAAAAGCGAGGGACGACATCAGTACATGGAGAACATCTTCCCTCTTTACAG ctTGTTTGGGTTTGTTGCGGTTCATTCGTTTATGTTTGCAGCAGACATATATTTCTGGAGCCGATGCAGAGTAAATTACCCGTTTATCTTCGGGTTCGAGCAAGGGAATGATCTTGGTTATAGAGAAGTCCTACTTGTAGGTTCTGGTCTAGCAGTTTTAACATTCGGAGGAGTCATCTCGAATCTTGACATGGAAATGGATCCGAGAACCAAAAGTTTCAGTGTTATCACCGAGCTAGTTCCTTTAGCTCTTCTCGTT TGCTTGATGATTGCGCTGTTCTGTCCATTCAATATAATATATCGCTCGAGCCGATATTTCTTTGTTGGAAGTGTCTTTCGTTGTCTTTTAAGTCCTCTCTACAAG GTTATTCTCCCGGACTTCTTCCTTGCAGATCAGTTGACAAGTCAG GTCCAAACATTCAGAAGCCTATTGTTTTATGTTTGCTACTATGGATGGGGTGGAGATTTCAAGAAACGAACACACACATGCTATGATAGTGAAATTTACAAAGAACTCTACCTTGTCGTTGCCATCATTCCTTACTGGTTCCGCTTCGCTCAG TCTATAAGGAGGTTGGTGGAGGAGAAAGATAAAACACACGGCCTTAACGCGCTGAAGTATCTTTCGACTATATTAGCAGTTGCAGCTAGGACAATTTTTGAGATGAAGAGAGGGACATACTGGCTAACGGTGGCTGTAACCACGTCGACCATTGCCACGTTGTTCAATACTTATTGGGACATTTTCAAGGATTGGGGTCTCATGAACCGCAACTCCAAGAACCCGTGGCTTCGTGACAAACTCTTAGTTCCTTACAAAAGCATATACTTCATTGTCATg GCGGTGAATGTAGTGCTGAGGCTGGCATGGATGCAGACGGTTCTTGGGATTAAAGAAGCACCATTTTTGCATAAAAGAGCTTTGGTTGCTGTTGTTGCATGTTTAGAGATTGTTCGTCGCGGTATTTGGAACTTCTTTAG GTTGGAGAATGAACATCTGAACAATGTGGGGAAATACAGAGCCTTCAAGTCTGTACCTTTGCCTTTTCAAGAACTTGGAGGAAGTAAGAGcgtgtaa